A DNA window from Luteolibacter luteus contains the following coding sequences:
- a CDS encoding arylsulfatase: MKRTPVTSGGSPCGGLRLSSRILSVVALAFTAVASAQEKKPNILIIWGDDIGIPQISAYTQGLMGYRTPNIDRIAKEGALFTDSYGQQSCTAGRASFIIGQEPFRTGLLTIGMPGDPHGITEWMPTIADALKQEGYVTGQFGKNHLGDQDQHLPTKHGFDEFFGNLYHLNAEEEPEGYFYPKDPEFKKKFGPRGVIKATADGKVEDTGPLSTSRMPTVDEEFLGGAKDFIQRHAKGEKPFFCWFNSTRMHVFTHLKKESLGKTGKGMHADGMVEHDGHVGQLLDLLDELKIADNTIVVYSTDNGAELALWPDGAMTMFHGEKGTTWEGGFRIPMMVRWPGVVKPGTVYNDIISNLDWFPTLLAAAGNPNVKEQLAKGTTFHGKEFKVKLDGYNFMPYFQGKEPKGPREQIFYFDQGGNLNALRWNDWKLTFALARGNIATGVRETPAWALIANLRMDPYERGMDEGGGAVDFLARNMWLIVPVQAEIKKFFEDFDQYPYQTGSTLNAGGINYGMLQKEAAFERLKKLESMKPR, from the coding sequence ATGAAACGAACACCAGTGACATCAGGCGGATCGCCCTGCGGGGGCCTCCGTCTTAGTAGCAGGATCCTGTCCGTCGTCGCGCTCGCCTTCACGGCGGTCGCATCGGCGCAGGAAAAGAAGCCGAACATCCTCATCATCTGGGGAGACGATATCGGCATCCCGCAGATCAGCGCTTACACCCAGGGCCTGATGGGTTACCGCACTCCGAATATCGATCGCATCGCGAAGGAAGGCGCGCTTTTCACCGACTCCTACGGCCAGCAAAGCTGCACCGCGGGCCGCGCCAGCTTCATCATCGGTCAGGAGCCCTTCCGCACCGGCCTGCTCACCATCGGCATGCCCGGTGATCCGCACGGCATCACCGAGTGGATGCCGACCATCGCGGATGCGCTGAAGCAGGAAGGCTACGTTACCGGCCAGTTCGGCAAGAACCACCTCGGCGATCAGGACCAGCATCTGCCGACCAAGCACGGCTTCGATGAGTTCTTCGGTAATCTCTACCACCTCAATGCCGAGGAGGAACCGGAGGGCTACTTTTACCCGAAGGACCCGGAGTTCAAAAAGAAGTTCGGTCCGCGCGGCGTCATCAAGGCCACCGCCGATGGCAAGGTCGAGGACACCGGCCCGCTCAGCACCAGCCGCATGCCTACCGTAGACGAGGAGTTCCTCGGCGGCGCGAAGGACTTCATTCAGCGCCATGCGAAGGGCGAGAAGCCCTTTTTCTGCTGGTTCAACAGCACCCGAATGCACGTCTTCACCCACCTCAAGAAGGAATCGCTCGGCAAGACCGGCAAGGGCATGCATGCCGATGGCATGGTCGAGCACGATGGCCATGTCGGCCAGTTGCTCGACCTGCTCGATGAACTGAAGATCGCCGACAACACGATCGTCGTTTACTCCACGGACAACGGCGCGGAGCTCGCCCTCTGGCCGGATGGCGCGATGACCATGTTCCATGGCGAGAAAGGCACCACCTGGGAAGGCGGCTTCCGCATTCCCATGATGGTACGCTGGCCCGGGGTGGTGAAGCCCGGCACCGTCTACAATGACATCATCTCGAATCTCGACTGGTTTCCCACGTTGCTCGCCGCGGCCGGGAATCCGAATGTGAAGGAGCAGCTCGCCAAGGGCACTACCTTCCATGGCAAGGAGTTCAAGGTGAAGCTCGATGGCTACAACTTCATGCCCTACTTCCAGGGCAAGGAGCCGAAGGGCCCGCGCGAGCAGATCTTCTACTTCGACCAGGGTGGGAATCTCAACGCGCTCCGCTGGAACGATTGGAAGCTTACCTTTGCCTTGGCCCGCGGAAACATCGCCACCGGCGTGCGCGAAACACCGGCATGGGCTCTCATCGCGAACCTGCGCATGGATCCCTATGAGCGCGGCATGGATGAGGGCGGCGGCGCGGTGGATTTCCTCGCGCGGAACATGTGGCTGATCGTGCCTGTCCAGGCGGAGATCAAGAAGTTCTTCGAGGACTTCGACCAGTATCCCTACCAGACCGGATCCACGCTCAATGCCGGCGGGATCAATTACGGCATGCTACAGAAGGAAGCCGCCTTCGAGCGCCTCAAGAAGCTCGAGTCGATGAAACCGAGATAG
- a CDS encoding YidH family protein, whose protein sequence is MSSATDLAVLNTRLALDRTQLAWVRTGFTFITAGIAIDKVTEALHAARLLTHHAWVKGSHVTGLVLVSGSTIILLLAAAGYVRATRALPLSPGGAWLPFNTAVLGVTGLLVLTGVMLTVLALTTHL, encoded by the coding sequence ATGAGTTCCGCCACGGATCTGGCTGTGTTGAATACCCGGCTGGCGCTGGACCGCACGCAGCTCGCATGGGTCCGCACCGGCTTCACATTCATCACCGCTGGCATCGCCATTGACAAGGTGACGGAGGCCCTGCACGCCGCGCGCCTTCTGACTCACCACGCGTGGGTAAAGGGGAGTCATGTCACTGGCCTAGTGCTGGTCAGTGGCTCCACGATCATCCTGCTGCTGGCCGCGGCCGGCTATGTGCGGGCCACTCGCGCGCTACCTCTTTCGCCGGGCGGTGCCTGGCTGCCTTTTAACACTGCGGTGCTCGGTGTGACCGGTCTGCTGGTCCTCACCGGTGTCATGCTGACCGTCCTGGCGCTCACCACCCACCTTTGA